A window of Sporohalobacter salinus genomic DNA:
ACGTAATTTAGATGAAATTTACGTAGCTAAAGTTATTGATGGGGATACTATTAAGACAGCAGCTGGCAAAAAGATACGTTTTATCGGTGTAGACACTCCGGAGATTGGATCATTTAATAAAAAAGTAGAGTATTATGGAAAGAAAGCGAGTAAATTTACTACAGAAAAGCTTGAAGGTAAGATGGTTTATCTGGATTATGATGTAAAAAAATATGATAAATATAAGCGCATATTAGCTTATGTATTTTTAAAAGATGGAACTTTCTTTAATGCTAAATTATTAAAAGCGGGTTATGCTGAATTATTGACAATGCCTCCTAATGTTAATTATGTTGAATTGTTTAAAGAATTAGTTAAAGAAGCTAGGGAAAACAAAAGAGGGCTTTGGGATAAAGACAAGGATAGTGATAAGCAACTTCCGATTATTTCTTGGAAAAAAGCCGATGAATATATTGGTAAAAAAGTTATTATTAAAGGTGAAGTCATAGATACATATGATTCTGGTGAAGCTATATTTTTGAATTTTTCTAAAGAGTATTGGAATACTTTTAGTGCTGTTATATTTTCTAGGGATGAGTATAAGTTTTCAATCAATCCTACTCAGTATTACTTACATAAAAAAGTAAGAATAAAAGGAAAAATTAAAAAATATAAGGAAGCTCCGGAGATTATTATCCAGGAACCAGTTCAGATAAAAATTGAAGACTAACTTATAATTCATTTAAATTATAAATATCAGAACGGCGGTGTTTTAATAAAGGTAATTCTTTACGAACTTTTTCTATCTTAGTTAAATCAATTTCTTGAACTATTACTCTTTCTTTACTATCTGCTTCTTTAAGTTTTCTTCCCCAGGGGTCAAGAATCATAGAATGTCCATATGCATGGTATTCTGCTTTAAGATTACGAGCTGGAGAAGCACCTGCTATAAAAACTTGATTGTCTATAGCGCGAGCTGTAATCAATGTTTCCCAGTGAGCAGGTCCACTAACTGTGTTAAAAGCGCCAGGAAGTATAATTATTTCTGCTCCTTTATCAGCTATTAATCTTATTAATTCAGGAAAACGAAGGTCATAACAAATAGCTACTCCAAAGTTAATTTTATTGGTTTCTATTACAGTAATTTGTTGACCATAATCTAAAGTATCGGATTCGATGAAAGTAACTCCATTGTTTAGATCAACATCAAAGAGATGAAGTTTGCGGTATTTCGCTAGTAATTTTCCGCTAGGGCCAAAGATTAAACTAGTATTATATAATTTATTTTCTCCTTTAGGTGTAATTACTAATTCTGGAATTGAGCCACCAATAAGATGGATCTTTTGTTGTTTAGCTATTTTAGCAAGGAATCGAGAAGTCTTACCCGGTATTTCTTCAGCAAATTTGGAAAAATATTTATTATCATATGGACAGTTAAACATTTCTGGAAGAATAACTAATTCAGCATTTTTATTGGTAGCTTGAGTAATCATTTTTTTTGCTTTAATAAGATTTTTCTTTTTATCATTAACAACTTTATGTTGACAGATAGCTAATTTGATTTTCATCATCAGCAGCCTCCTAGTTAGTAATTAAACTTATTATACAATAAAATAAACAAACTGACAAATGAATACCAATTATACTATATTTTTATAAGAGGTTTCGGGTTATTAGTCTGGAATTAATCATAAGAAGGAAACTTGAAATTTTAGTAATTACATATTTTAAAAGAGGGGCTGTAAAAATTGAACTTAAAATATAAAGTATTAATAGCTTCATTGATAATAATTATTCTCTTTTCTTTTTCAGTAGAAGCTAAAGAAGTAAAGTTAATTATAAATGATCAGAAGGTAGAAAGTAATTTGATTATTATTAATGGTAGGACTTTGGTACCAGCTGAGATTATTTCCAAACATTTTGGAGATAATATAAATTGGATTAATAATGAACAGGAATTAAGAATTAATAACGAAAACTTAAAAGCAAAATTAATAGTTGGAAAAGATAAAGCGGTAGTTAATTCAACAACTGTTCCGCTACAAACTAAGATTAGAGAATCTAATGATAAAGTATTAATTCCCCTAAGGCTTTTACCTAAGATTTATGGCGGTAATTTGGCTTGGAATGCAAGCACTAAAACGATTTATTATAATTTTAATCAAGTAACTAACATAAGTGTTAAAAAGTTTAGTAATAAATCTCAAGTGGTTATAAAATCAGTTGCAGCTCCACAATATAAAATTAGTCATTATCAGCAGCCGGAGCGGTTAGTATTAGACTTAAAAAAGATAAGTTTAAAAGAGATTGATAATTCTACTCAAATGTTTAACGACTTAATTAAAAGTATTAGGATTAGTCAATTTCAGGTGAATCCAGCTACAGTAAGAGTAGTAGTAGATATTAATCAGATGAGTGATTATCAACTTATAAGAGATGGTTCAAATTTAATTTTAGAGATTAATGGTGAAGATGGAGTTAATGCTTCTTCTATAACTAGTAGTTTTAAAAAATTTCATTGGAAAGACAAAAGGATAGTTATAGATCCAGGACATGGAGGAGAGAAACCAGGAGCAATTGGACAGTCTGGAGTTGAAGAAAAAAAAGTAAATTATCAGATTGCTTCTCGAATCTATCAGCAATTAAAAAGTGAGGGGTTTCAGGTGATATTAACTAGAGGAAAAGACCAAAACCTTTCACTTATGCAGCGAGTTAAATTAGCTGATAATTGGCCTGCTGATCTATTTATTAGTATTCATGCTGATTATAATTATAAATCCTGGATTAATGGAACAACTACTTATGCTCATTGGAATGCTTCTGAAGATAATTGGGCTTTGGCTTGGTATGTACAGGATGAGATAGTCAAAAGAACTAAGACTAATAGTAATGGATTGAAAGCTGCTAATTTTTTAGTTTTAAGGGAGAGTAAGATACCTTCTATTTTAGTTGAAACTGCTTTTTTATCTAATCCTAGAGAAGAATATTTACTTACTACATCTGCTTTTCAACAAAAAGTAGCTGATGGAGTTGTGGCAGGAGTTAAACGATATTTTTATAATTAATAAACTAAAGCATAGAAAAACCAAACCTACGTAGGTTTGGTTTTTCTATGCTTTATATGCAGCTAAAGATAATAATTTATTAACGGTGACTAATTTGATGTTTCTTTTTTTTAGCTCTTTAATGATATGAGGAAGAGCTTGAACTGTAGGAGTTAAACTTTTGTTTTTGCCTATAGATGAATGAAAGAGGATAACTGAACCAGGTTTTAATTTAGATAGTACTCTATTCAAAATTTCTTCTTTATTATTTGAATTCCAGTCTAACGAGTCTATCGACCAATGAATTACTTTATAATTCATTTCTTTCAACTGATCTAATAGTTTATCTGATGTTGTTCCGTAAGGCGGGCGAATTAAGTTTGTAGTTCGATCTGTAATTTCTTTAATTTCTTTTTCTGTAGCTAAAATTTCTTCCTTTATTTCTTCTTCATTTAATTTAGTTAAGTCAGGATGAGACCAAGTGTGATTTCCAATAGCATGTCCTTCGTTGATAATTTGTTTAGTGACTTGGGGATATTTTTGCACTTGCTTACCTAATAAGAAAAAAGTAGCTTTAACGTTATACTTTTTTAATATTTTTAATATTTTTGGTGTATATAATTTGTCTGGGCCATCATCAAAAGTTAATGCTATCTGCATAGTATTTGTATTAGCTTTTCGGTAAATTTTTTTAGTTTTTTTATCTTTATTAGGAGTGTTAACTATCTTATCTCCTGGTAGCCAATCATTAGAGGAATAAGTATTCGAATTTTTTGTGCTATTTTTATTAATAGTATCAGGCATTTCTAATGTTGATCCACTATAGATCATATCAGGGTTTTTAATTTTGTTTAGCTTAACTAAAGTGGGAATATTCGTATTATATTTGTTTGAAATTGAAAATAACGAATCTCCCTGTTGAATAGTGTACTTAGCTGATGCATAACTGGGTATGCAAACAGAAGAGACAATAATTAAGATTAATAAAAGAGTCATTAATTTTTTATTACTACTTAACATTTATCAAAGCCTCCTTCAAATTTAAATTCTAAATCAATAATAACATAAGTCAGCTATATGCTCAATCTGTAAATTTTGGTGAAAAAAGTAATCATTTTTGGTTATATGGCCTTATTTTTTTATTTTTAATTTTTTTTGGTTAAGATGCAGGAATTTATCATATAAATAACTAATTTCTTATAATAAGCAAAACAACGAATAAGCTAAATTGTAATTTAATATTTTAACTTATGTATCCTTCGATAATGGCACATTTACTGAAAGGTAAAGTCGCAAATTTTTGAGCCTACAGCATTAATTTTTTATGTTATGGTTGTCAAATTGCCGAAAAGGAGTATGAGTTATAAAATTTGACTCTATTCCTTTGTTTTTATTCTAAGGGGGATAGAGACTTATTTATGAGAGATATTTATTTTTTGAAAAAGATTAGGATTAGTATTAATTAAATCAGGTAGTAATAGTAAATAACCTGGGGAGGATTTAATATGTCTTATGAGGAACAAAAGAAGATGGTAACTATTAAAATCATTCCTCATTCAATAGGAAAATTAATCAACTTTAAAATTTCTAAGAAGTTACTTAAGATAATTATTGGATTTATAATATTTAGTATAATGTGTAGTAGTATTGGAATAATTATTTATTATAAACATAGTAGTGAATACCAACAGACAATAGCTAACTTACGTCATCTAAAGAAGAAAAATGTAAAGCTAAAGACTGAATTAGCTAAATTATCTAAGGATACTCGAAAGCTCCAGACTAAATTTAATAAGCTTGAAATGATTGATGCTAAAATTAAAAAGTTAATCAAATATAAGAAATTTAATAGATTGGCTAATGAAAGTGAAAATCAAACATTACATATTACTAATCAGGAAATAAATCTTAATAAATATGGTACAGGACCTAATTTAGTTAGTGGTAATGTAAATAGTTCGATCCACAATACTAAAGATAGGTTGCAGAAACTCAAAACTTTATTTCCTAAAAAGAAAGAAGAACTAGAAAGATTAAAAAAATCTGCAATTAAGTATAAAGATTATTTAGCTTCTAAACCTATGGGATGGCCAATTAAAACTAAGGAAAAACGCATAACTTCTGATTTTGGTTACCGTACTCATCCAGTATTAAGTAAACGTATGATGCATGATGGATTAGATATTGGTGTTTGGTACGGAACAGAAGTATATGCAACAGGAGCTGGTAAGGTAGTTTATGCTGGTAGGAAAAGCGGCTATGGCAGAGTAGTAGTTATTGACCATGGTCATGGATTTAAAACATTATATGGACATAATCGAAGATTAAATGTTAAAACGGGAGCTAAAGTTAAACGAGGAGATTTAATTGCTTATAGCGGTAATACTGGACGTAGTTCAGGCCCTCATCTTCATTATGAAATTCAAGTTAATGGTAAACCGGTAGATCCTTTGGATTATATAAAACAAGATAGGCATTAAATTAAAAGCATATTCCAGTCTGGAATATGCTTTTAATTTTTAGAGGAGAATAATATTTTTTCTAGTAATATTAAAACAAGGATAAGTTGAATAAGAAATTAATTTAATAAGTATTTTGCAGGATGTATCTAATTTTTTATAATAGTTTGTTAGAAAGGAGATGAGTAAATGAAAGATAAAAGGAAATTAACAGTTGACCAGCTAAATTGTGATTGTAAACCGGAAAGATTTGATTTTGAGACTACAGATGAATTGGAACCGATTACTAATGAGCTAATTGGACAGGATAGGGCTGTCAATGCAATGGATCTGGGATTAAAAGTAAAACAGGAAGGATATAATATATTCATTTCTGGAATTCCTGGTACTGGCAAAACTACTTATGCTAAAAAGTTAGTACGGGAAAAATCTGAAACAGCAGAAGTGCCTGATGATATTTGTTATGTATATAACTTTTCTAATTCTGAAA
This region includes:
- a CDS encoding thermonuclease family protein; this encodes MLLMRKFLSLFLSVIIISTFNISAIALEINEDLKIKQNKVRNLDEIYVAKVIDGDTIKTAAGKKIRFIGVDTPEIGSFNKKVEYYGKKASKFTTEKLEGKMVYLDYDVKKYDKYKRILAYVFLKDGTFFNAKLLKAGYAELLTMPPNVNYVELFKELVKEARENKRGLWDKDKDSDKQLPIISWKKADEYIGKKVIIKGEVIDTYDSGEAIFLNFSKEYWNTFSAVIFSRDEYKFSINPTQYYLHKKVRIKGKIKKYKEAPEIIIQEPVQIKIED
- a CDS encoding carbon-nitrogen hydrolase family protein, with the translated sequence MMKIKLAICQHKVVNDKKKNLIKAKKMITQATNKNAELVILPEMFNCPYDNKYFSKFAEEIPGKTSRFLAKIAKQQKIHLIGGSIPELVITPKGENKLYNTSLIFGPSGKLLAKYRKLHLFDVDLNNGVTFIESDTLDYGQQITVIETNKINFGVAICYDLRFPELIRLIADKGAEIIILPGAFNTVSGPAHWETLITARAIDNQVFIAGASPARNLKAEYHAYGHSMILDPWGRKLKEADSKERVIVQEIDLTKIEKVRKELPLLKHRRSDIYNLNEL
- a CDS encoding N-acetylmuramoyl-L-alanine amidase family protein, with protein sequence MNLKYKVLIASLIIIILFSFSVEAKEVKLIINDQKVESNLIIINGRTLVPAEIISKHFGDNINWINNEQELRINNENLKAKLIVGKDKAVVNSTTVPLQTKIRESNDKVLIPLRLLPKIYGGNLAWNASTKTIYYNFNQVTNISVKKFSNKSQVVIKSVAAPQYKISHYQQPERLVLDLKKISLKEIDNSTQMFNDLIKSIRISQFQVNPATVRVVVDINQMSDYQLIRDGSNLILEINGEDGVNASSITSSFKKFHWKDKRIVIDPGHGGEKPGAIGQSGVEEKKVNYQIASRIYQQLKSEGFQVILTRGKDQNLSLMQRVKLADNWPADLFISIHADYNYKSWINGTTTYAHWNASEDNWALAWYVQDEIVKRTKTNSNGLKAANFLVLRESKIPSILVETAFLSNPREEYLLTTSAFQQKVADGVVAGVKRYFYN
- a CDS encoding polysaccharide deacetylase family protein; its protein translation is MLSSNKKLMTLLLILIIVSSVCIPSYASAKYTIQQGDSLFSISNKYNTNIPTLVKLNKIKNPDMIYSGSTLEMPDTINKNSTKNSNTYSSNDWLPGDKIVNTPNKDKKTKKIYRKANTNTMQIALTFDDGPDKLYTPKILKILKKYNVKATFFLLGKQVQKYPQVTKQIINEGHAIGNHTWSHPDLTKLNEEEIKEEILATEKEIKEITDRTTNLIRPPYGTTSDKLLDQLKEMNYKVIHWSIDSLDWNSNNKEEILNRVLSKLKPGSVILFHSSIGKNKSLTPTVQALPHIIKELKKRNIKLVTVNKLLSLAAYKA
- a CDS encoding M23 family metallopeptidase, with the translated sequence MSYEEQKKMVTIKIIPHSIGKLINFKISKKLLKIIIGFIIFSIMCSSIGIIIYYKHSSEYQQTIANLRHLKKKNVKLKTELAKLSKDTRKLQTKFNKLEMIDAKIKKLIKYKKFNRLANESENQTLHITNQEINLNKYGTGPNLVSGNVNSSIHNTKDRLQKLKTLFPKKKEELERLKKSAIKYKDYLASKPMGWPIKTKEKRITSDFGYRTHPVLSKRMMHDGLDIGVWYGTEVYATGAGKVVYAGRKSGYGRVVVIDHGHGFKTLYGHNRRLNVKTGAKVKRGDLIAYSGNTGRSSGPHLHYEIQVNGKPVDPLDYIKQDRH